A stretch of DNA from Noviherbaspirillum sedimenti:
AGTGGCGCTGGCCGGCAAGGGACGCAACGTGCCGTTTGCCTTCAACCGCAAGGAAGCCAAGGACCATGGCGAAGGCGGCACGATCGTCGGCGCGAAATTGCAGGGCCGGGTGGTGATCATCGATGATGTGATTTCAGCCGGTACCTCGGTGCGCGAATCGGTCGAGATGATCCGCGCCGCTGGCGCTACCCCCTGTGCGGTACTGATTGCACTGGACCGCATGGAACGCGCCGGCACGGACGATGCACTGTCGCCGCATTCGGCGGTGCAGGAAGTCAGCCAGTTGTATGGCATTCCGGTGATTTCGATCGGCAATCTGGCGGACCTGATGGAATATATCTCGGGCGCGGGCGCCGATCCGCAACTGGCGCAGTACAAGGAGGCGATTGCCGCGTATCGCCAGCGCTACGGGGTCGATTGAAAATCCGGCAATTTAACAATTGTTGAACATCCGGCCGGACGCCTCGTTGCAAAATAAGATATTCAAGGGGGAATGCAATGAAAAAAAATAGCAAAAGTCTGCTGGCCGTGATGGGTGTGCTGCTGTGCTTGCCGCTGCTGGCGCACGCTGAAATTTACATTTGCAAGGATGCCAGCGGCAAGACCTTGACCTCTGACCGGCCGATTGTGGAATGCCAGGACCGCAAGATACGGGTGCTTGGCAAGAACGGCATGACCCAGCGCGAGATCGGGCCGCCGCTGACCGAAGAACAGAAGCACCAGAAGCAGGCCGATGATGAAAAGCGCAAGGCGGCCGTTGCTGCTGCGGATGAGCAGCGGCGCCAGGACCGCGCCTTGATGGCGCGCTACGGCAAGGAAGCCGATATCGAGGTGGC
This window harbors:
- the pyrE gene encoding orotate phosphoribosyltransferase; amino-acid sequence: MNNLRQQFIEFAVSAGVLKFGGFVTKAGRTSPYFFNAGLFNDGANLGQLADFYAQTLLDSGVEFDMLFGPAYKGITLASATAVALAGKGRNVPFAFNRKEAKDHGEGGTIVGAKLQGRVVIIDDVISAGTSVRESVEMIRAAGATPCAVLIALDRMERAGTDDALSPHSAVQEVSQLYGIPVISIGNLADLMEYISGAGADPQLAQYKEAIAAYRQRYGVD
- a CDS encoding DUF4124 domain-containing protein, whose product is MKKNSKSLLAVMGVLLCLPLLAHAEIYICKDASGKTLTSDRPIVECQDRKIRVLGKNGMTQREIGPPLTEEQKHQKQADDEKRKAAVAAADEQRRQDRALMARYGKEADIEVARQRALEPVGEQIRREQASVLMSEKKLGLARAEAAAQSKGKVPLNLQRKIDDLGQEIVDSKKLIVERQQEVVQINSKFDQSVKRFRELSGAATQTVAR